Proteins from one Oncorhynchus masou masou isolate Uvic2021 chromosome 12, UVic_Omas_1.1, whole genome shotgun sequence genomic window:
- the LOC135549307 gene encoding vesicle-associated membrane protein 2-like has translation MKLCEKEEAPKQINESTTDAGTPGAPEGEGGPPAPAPNLTSNRRLQQTQAQVDEVVDIMRVNVDKVLERDQRLSELDDRADALQAGASQFESSAAKLKNKYWWKNLKMMIIMAIIGVICVGVVLFLLLVSFKLRPEDH, from the exons GTCGACCACAGACGCAGGAACCCCGGGGGCCCCTGAGGGAGAAGGGGgccccccagccccagcccccaacCTCACCAGTAACCGACGACTGCAGCAGACGCAGGCACAGGTGGACGAG GTAGTGGACATCATGCGTGTGAACGTGGACAAGGTGTTGGAGAGGGATCAGAGACTGTCGGAGCTGGACGACAGGGCCGATGCTTTGCAGGCCGGGGCCTCACAGTTTGAGAGCAGTGCTGCCAAGCTTAAGAACAAGTACTGGTGGAAAAACCTCAAG aTGATGATTATAATGGCAATCATAGGAGTCATATGTGTTGGAGTTGT tctcttcttattattggtgtccttta agctacgacctgaagatcactga
- the LOC135549999 gene encoding uncharacterized protein LOC135549999 encodes MSLADDVGWTWSADETKALISVWSDEQILLKMEQTYRNKHVYSEISERLKDLGVKRTWKQCQNKIKALKWRYRETLRNPSSSRPCPFFSELHEFLAAMPDMPESKETDEEEDNGLPLPLSSLRLLVPPLRLVSAALWQVVQRRDTMDYGLVEEFATTVLEMIPDLMSYREKVQLIMGLRAQLVLELCRSDCSADPETIQPHLSRMRTCIITHREKEIDTEVEASESNFLELVQTLLDDPIEREHFFQDVFPEEFGPRYDAALQTLMWEFLIRLEKLLPTPTFQQTVSWLRPAPSMLKECAHSVTQPQPLKTLLQHNRCHGHLFTNAPSSGADDRILSSLSHSLSERIEMDHDEARSQSQSLSTCASRKERDILIEHDNVEKELGMSLDTVKKAVEMVDGRTEEWGENDYEERLRHDLAYDVLKVEIVDGEDMSSTSSMTADDVGWTCWTPEETKSLISIWSDEQILHKMEQSYRKKHVYSEISECLKELGIRKTTKQCHNKIKALKWRYRETLRNPSSRPCPFFSKLHNFLAAVPDMPESKETGKVSDGRVMSLDRDKGPSVAVELAPQREKMVSRKVKCKTLPGEQANEKKEDETFCIPQSDSKMKSPPKKHCRKQMVEDVSSTTSADNDTRTWTLEGTKALISVWSNKQVLQMMEQSYRKKHAYSEVSERLKVIGIKRTWKQCQSKMKHMKHSYRQALRNPSSSGRATCPFFSELHTFLANMPDMPDSKGTGKVSDGEVVSSDQDEGPSVELEHLHEKVKALPGEQTEERNGDECDGRMNIGRKQQVVEDVSDLELQPVVLLTQLDDNSLMTAGAPGPVSHTTEQSPKRSKRAKICSLCGKSFVEAKDLTTHMRTHTEQSPHQCTQCGEGFDHQDDFQKHQQNECEEMTKRQEVNERQHGKNDRISGQSSNASSDPKTCHLCHKTFEFQYMLRSHLIIFHKGKRLFKCPLCLKGFAFLRDLRKHQSNKRGCPTSESIRKRKELRSKSPPARIIPELSSNANDSKTCPVCHATFSQTSSLKSHFLHRHAPDKSRFKCPSASMAFVSHSQRKRHQQSKRGCRLERVYKHVTKPAWSLAPRENKNDIPQPSSTATQEPPISQAPTTTAQSSNKKTIPKACPLCQKTFKFEATMVRHIASHQKESLNKCPDVLKCTFCDEIFSQGMDLKSHYSRTHQFTGPFPCPSCQKTFVSLTELRLHQRNESTPYQCSVCQRLFRTQYTLTIHERIHTGEKPFLCAECGKGFRSEKLLQSHSKSHVEGKPHACSTCGKRFQRKELLKQHMLHHTDAAFICPDCGKKFFQLVWLRRHMLMHTGERPFLCDLCGKGFKSTAELRIHTRTHTGERPFKCPECGKGCRQKSELQEHLRRHTGERPYPCTVCDKRFYVSKDRKRHMLIHTGEKPFKCQACGMAFNRKALLRVHQKNKSCLYSHTSPLHYTPLHYTSL; translated from the exons ATGTCATTGGCAGACGATGTCGGATGGACATGGTCCGCGGATGAGACAAAGGCGCTGATCTCGGTATGGTCAGACGAGCAGATTCTTCTGAAGATGGAGCAAACGTACAGAAACAAACATGTTTACAGCGAAATTTCGGAGCGGCTAAAAGACCTTGGTGTCAAACGGACGTGGAAGCAGTGCCAAAACAAGATTAAGGCCTTGAAGTGGAGATACAGAGAAACACTGAGAAACCCAAGCAGTAGCCGACCGTGTCCGTTCTTTTCTGAACTGCACGAATTTCTCGCCGCCATGCCTGACATGCCTGAGTCCAAGGAAACTGACGAGGAGGAAGATAATG gtcttcctcttcctctgtcgtCTCTGCGCCTTTTGGTTCCTCCACTGCGGCTGGTGTCGGCAGCTCTATGGCAAGTTGTTCAGCGGAGAGACACAATGGACTACGGGTTGGTGGAGGAGTTTGCCACCACTGTGTTGGAGATGATTCCTGATCTGATGAGTTACAGAGAGAAAGTCCAACTCATCATGGGGCTGCGAGCGCAG CTGGTTCTGGAGTTGTGTCGCTCTGATTGTTCAGCTGACCCGGAGACCATCCAGCCACACCTGAGCAGGATGAGGACCTGCATCATCACTCATAGAGAAAAGGAG ATAGATACAGAGGTGGAGGCTTCGGAATCAAACTTCTTGGAACTTGTCCAAACTCTTCTAGATGACCCAATTGAGAGGGAACACTTCTTCCAG GATGTTTTTCCAGAAGAATTCGGGCCCAGGTATGACGCAGCACTGCAGACTCTGATGTGGGAGTTCCTCATCAGGCTGGAGAAGTTGCTTCCAACGCCAACCTTTCAACAG ACTGTATCATGGCTCAGACCTGCCCCCTCTATGCTGAAGGAGTGTGCACATTCTGTGACTCAACCTCAGCCTTTGAAGACTCTTCTCCAGCACAACAGATGCCATGGCCATTTGTTCACTAATG CTCCGTCATCTGGTGCCGATGATCGTATCCTCTCTTCACTGTCTCACTCGCTCTCAGAGAGGATAGAAATGGACCATGATGAAGCACGCTCGCAGAGCCAGTCTTTGTCCACCTGTGCATCCAGAAAGGAAAGGGACATTTTGATAGAGCACGATAATGTAGAGAAGGAGCTAGGGATGAGTTTGGACACGGTTAAGAAGGCAGTGGAAATGGTGGATGGAAGAACAGAGGAATGGGGAGAGAACGACTACGAGGAGAGACTGCGTCATGACTTGGCTTATGATGTTTTAAAGGTAGAGATTGTAGACGGAGAAGACATGTCCTCAACATCATCGATGACCGCAGACGACGTTGGATGGACCTGCTGGACACCTGAGGAGACAAAGTCACTTATCTCTATATGGTCGGACGAACAGATTCTTCATAAGATGGAGCAAAGCtatagaaaaaaacatgtttacagTGAAATTTCGGAATGTCTAAAGGAGCTTGGTATCAGAAAGACAACCAAGCAATGCCACAATAAGATAAAAGCCTTGAAGTGGCGCTacagagaaacactgaggaacccaAGTAGCCGACCGTGTCCGTTCTTTTCTAAACTGCACAATTTTCTTGCCGCGGTGCCTGATATGCCGGAGTCCAAGGAAACTGGCAAGGTTTCAGATGGAAGGGTAATGTCTTTGGATCGGGATAAAGGGCCTTCTGTGGCTGTCGAGTTGGCGCCTCAACGTGAGAAAATGGTTTCCAGAAAAGTGAAATGCAAGACACTCCCCGGAGAGCAAGCCAACGAGAAAAAAGAGGATGAAACATTTTGCATCCCTCAAAGTGACAGCAAGATGAaaagcccccccaaaaaacattgtcGCAAACAGATGGTTGAAGACGTGTCTTCGACAACCTCGGCAGACAATGACACACGGACCTGGACCCTGGAGGGGACGAAAGCACTGATCTCCGTGTGGTCAAACAAACAGGTTCTTCAGATGATGGAGCAAAGTTACCGGAAAAAACATGCGTACAGTGAAGTTTCCGAGCGGCTAAAGGTCATTGGCATCAAAAGGACGTGGAAGCAGTGCCAATCAAAGATGAAGCACATGAAGCACAGCTACAGACAAGCACTGAGGAACCCAAGCAGTAGTGGCCGAGCGACCTGTCCGTTCTTTTCTGAACTGCACACATTTCTCGCCAACATGCCTGATATGCCTGATTCCAAGGGAACTGGCAAGGTTTCAGATGGCGAAGTCGTATCTTCGGATCAGGATGAAGGGCCTTCTGTGGAGTTGGAGCATCTACACGAGAAAGTCAAGGCACTCCCCGGAGAGCAAACAGAAGAGAGGAATGGGGATGAATGTGACGGCAGAATGAATATTGGAAGGAAACAACAGGTGGTTGAAGACGTGTCTGATTTAGAACTTCAGCCCGTAGTGCTGCTGACCCAACTTGATGACAACAGTCTCATGACAG CCGGTGCTCCAGGTCCTGTCTCCCATACCACAGAGCAGTCTCCTAAAAGAAGCAAGCGTGCCAAAATTTGCTCCttatgtgggaagagttttgttgaAGCGAAGGATTTGACAACACACATGCGAACTCACACCGAGCAGAGCCCTCACCAGTGCACCCAGTGTGGGGAAGGCTTTGACCACCAGGACGACTTCCAAAAACATCAGCAGAATGAGTGTGAGGAGATGACGAAACGACAGGAGGTCAATGAGCGCCAGCATGGAAAGAATGACAGGATATCGGGACAGTCCAGTAATGCAAGTAGTGATCCCAAAACGTGCCACCTATGCCATAAGACTTTTGAGTTTCAATATATGTTGAGAAGCCATCTTATTATATTTCACAAAGGCAAAAGACTTTTTAAGTGTCCTCTTTGTCTGAAGGGTTTTGCCTTCCTCCGTGATTTGAGGAAACACCAGAGTAACAAAAGAGGTTGTCCTACAAGTGAGTCCATCAGAAAAAGGAAGGAGCTGAGATCAAAAAGCCCTCCTGCTCGCATCATTCCAGAACTTTCCTCAAACGCAAATGATTCCAAAACATGTCCTGTGTGCCACGCAACGTTTTCACAAACGTCTAGTTTGAAAAGCCACTTTCTTCACCGTCACGCCCCAGACAAAAGCCGCTTTAAGTGTCCCAGTGCTTCGATGGCTTTCGTATCCCACAGTCAAAGGAAGAGACACCAGCAGAGCAAAAGAGGTTGTCGGTTAGAGAGAGTATACAAACATGTGACTAAGCCAGCATGGTCACTGGCTCCAAGGGAAAATAAAAATGACATTCCTCAGCCTTCCAGTACAGCAACCCAGGAACCACCAATCTCTCAAGCCCCCACCACTACAGCACAGTCCTCTAATAAAAAGACAATTCCTAAAGCATGTCCTCTATGCCAGAAGACTTTTAAATTTGAAGCTACAATGGTAAGGCACATTGCTTCACACCAAAAGGAAAGTCTCAACAAGTGCCCTGACGTCTTGAAGTGCACATTTTGTGACGAGATCTTTTCTCAGGGCATGGACCTGAAGAGCCACTACAGTCGTACTCATCAATTTACGGGACCGTTCCCCTGTCCTTCTTGTCAGAAGACTTTTGTTTCGTTAACTGAGCTGCGCTTACATCAGAGAAATGAGTCCACTCCTTACCAGTGCTCAGTGTGCCAGCGATTATTCCGAACACAGTATACCCTGACTATTCACGAGCGaattcacacaggggagaaaccattcCTCTGCGCTGAGTGTGGAAAGGGTTTCCGGAGTGAAAAACTACTGCAATCACACTCTAAGAGTCATGTCGAGGGAAAACCCCACGCTTGCTCCACTTGTGGGAAAAGGTTCCAGAGAAAAGAGCTATTGAAACAACACATGTTGCATCACACAGATGCTGCTTTCATCTGCCCAGACTGTGGGAAGAAGTTTTTTCAGTTGGTATGGTTAAGAAGGCATATGTTAATGCACACTGGCGAGagaccgttcctctgtgacctctgtggaaagggtttcaAATCTACGGCTGAATTGAGGATTCACACCCGGACGCACACTGGAGAACGGCCATTCAAGTGTCCAGAATGTGGCAAAGGTTGTAGGCAGAAGAGTGAGCTGCAGGAGCATCTGCGGAGGCACACAGGGGAGCGGCCGTATCCGTGCACAGTTTGCGATAAACGCTTTTATGTCAGCAAAGATAGAAAACGACATATGCTCATACATACTGGAGAGAAGCCGTTCAAATGTCAAGCATGTGGCATGGCTTTCAACCGTAAAGCACTTTTGAGGGTACACCAAAAAAACAAGTCGTGTTTATATAGCCACACAAGTCCCCTACATTACACTCCCCTACATTACACGTCATTGTAA